GAAATAACATTACCTCCAAATGCGGCTTTTCAAACTATAGTTGGTCCTATGAGTAGAAACAGTCATTCATCAAAGCAGCTTGTATGCTTGGAAGCTTGTAGAAAGTTGCATCAAATGGGTGCTTTGGATGATCATCTTCTCCCACTTGTTGAAGTACCTCCTGAAAATGAAGTGAATGTGAAAAGCAAAGAATTATCTGCAGGTGCTGGTAGTGTTGCATTACATATGTTTTATGTCCAAATATTAAATATTTCCCATCTTCAATCTACTAGGCTTTTCAATCTGACATATTTTGTTATAAGGAACTACAAAACGTAAAGAGTTACATGGGACGTCTTGCATTCGTGCATTAAGCGGAACTTGGGGAGAGAAACTTGATGGTGCCAATTTTGAGGCCTACAAATTTGAGTTCTCGTGTAATGTTGAAGAGACATATTCAGGATTTGTTCTATTAGTCGAGTCGAAACTTGATGATGACGTTGGAAATATTGAAGTGGATCTCTACTTGATTGCAAAGATGGTCAAAGCTTATGTTTCTTCATGTGGAAAGGTGCATCTCACTGCAGATCAGGTGAGTTACTTGGCAAAAGTCCCACTGCAGTTTCTTCATATTTGGAAAGGACTAATTGTAATCCTGTTCTTTCTATTTGGTACCAGATAAAGCAAGCTATGAGCTTTCAAGAATTTTTCTGTAATGGTTTGTTTGGGAGATTGTTTCTTGGAAACGAACCAGAAGGGACTGAAAGAAATTTTTTACTTCAGACTGAAATAAAATCACTATGGAGCTCATCATACAGCTATTTGCTTTTACCGACTGAGGCATCGGAAAATTCAAATACGATATCTTGGAACATAGATTGGATAGGAATCTGTTCTTGTGCATATGTGGTGGAGTTTCTTAGGAAACACTATTCAAATGGTCTTCAGTATTTCAAAGGCGGTAGAGGAAATATATCACTTTCTAGGACTGGTTCATCCATGACAGATTGCAGCGCTCAAAATCTAGTCAACTTTGCTAATAGTTCGAATGATGTCAATAATCTTGCCAGTAATCTTGAAGATATGGTAGTGTTAGCTATCCACACCGGAAGAATCTACTCTATTGTTGAAGTTGTTAGTAGCATTTCTGCTGAGAGTCCCTTGGAAGAAAATGCTGATGTTGCGTCATCAGATTACACTTATGTCGAGTACTTCAAAAAAACGTCGGTTATTATTGATCTTCTACATTGTCTTTGGATTTATTCCAATTTTTTTTGTCTTATATATATGAAAACAGATACAGAACTTCATAACAACAAGAGCCTTTTGCAGGTATGGGATTGCACTCAAGTATCCAGGACAGCCTCTATTGCGGTTGAAGCAAAGTCATAATGCACATAACCTGCTTGTTGATCAAGGTTTTTTCATAGTTTTATATCTTTACTTTTTGCTACATGTTTCTGCTTGCTTTTTCTATATGATGATATTTAGCTATTTAACTTGATAATTTAACAGCGAGTAATTTCTTCTAACTGGAGTAGGTGTGTCATCACCAGATGGTCTAGTTCAAGAAAAGCAACAAGCTCATGTTCATATGCCACCTGAAATCTTAGTCAGTATTGATATTCGGGTTGACGTTCTAAAGTCATTCTACTTGCTTCCATCATTAATGTACCGTCTGGAGTCACTGATGTTAGCCAGCCAGATTAGGGAAGAGATCAATGGCCAATCTAGCAACTTTTACATATCAAGCTCATTGGTAAGTAGGTTTTAGTGATTTGGTTTGTGTTCATTTCAATGTTAGTTTATCTGACTTCAAATGAATCATTTGAGTGGCACTTGTTTCTGAGCTGCACTTATAACTAATCAAAAGTACCAAATGAGAAACTCTTTATAGAAAGAAAATTAACTTGACTACAAGAGTTCGCGTCTATATGTTTTATTATCTGCAATATAATATGAAAGTGTAATCAGATTCTGGAAGCACTCACAACACTTAGATGCTGTGAACATTTCTCATTGGAGCGTTTGGAGTTGCTAGGAGATTCAGTTCTCAAATATGCCGTGAGCTCCTACCTCTTTCTTAAATATCCCGAGAAACATGAAGGACAATTAACTGCTCGACGAACAAGAGCTATTTGCAACTCAAACCTGCATAAACTAGGAATAAAAAACAAGTTACAGGTATGTGATCTTATATATAATCATGTGTGTGTTAGCATGCAGAATGTTAGTGTTGTTTATGTGACAAAAATCAGCATGCAGCAGACAAATTTTGATTGCTTTGCAGAAATGTTAGTGTTGCTTCATAAATATGTCAAGTTCTTGGAAAATCATATAATGCATGAGCTTGCATTAGAGTCTGTAACTTAGACATGCGACTGGAAGATTGTTCTTCAATACTTAAATGATCACCTGGAACCATGATTAATTTATTTGACAGGGATACATACGAGACAGTGCATTTGAACCACGGCGTTGGGCTGCTCCAGGGCAGCTTAGCAGATTCCCAGATCCTTGTCAATGTGGAGTGGATACTTTAAAAGTGCCCTTGGACAGTAAATTTCAGACTGAAAATGCTGTTAAGGTTGGAAAATTCTGTGATAAGGGTCACAGGTGGATGAACTCAAAAACAATTGCTGATTGTGTTGAGGCCCTTATAGGAGCTTATTATGTTGGTGGAGGATTATTTGCTGCACTTCATTTGATGAAGTGGCTTGGCATTGATTCTGAAACTGGACCCTCATTAGCTGTTGAAGCCATTACTAGGGCATCACTTCGATCATACAGTCCCAAAACTAATGAACTTGCTGACTTGGAGATGAAGCTTAGTTATGAATTTTCAGTCAAGGCCTTGTTACATGAAGCCATCACACATGCCTCTCAGCAAAAACTAGGTGCCAGCTACTGTTACCAGGTTGCAGCTGATCTTCCCTACAGATTTTAGTTATTTTTTTTATTTTCATTTTATGATATAGCTCATTTTTACTGCTTCTTGGACAGAGGCTTGAATTTCTAGGAGACTCGGTGTTGGATCTGCTAATTACACAGCATCTGTATCGCAGCCACATACATATTGATCCGGGAGTGTTGACTGATTTGCGGTCAGCTGCTGTTAGTAATGAAAACTTTGCTCAAGCTGCTATTAGACGAAACCTTCATCCACATCTTCAACACTGCTCAGGGTTACTACAGAGTCACATAACCGAGTATGAGACTAGGTTGCTTACAGAAGCTGAGAACAATACCAGTGCACTGGAAGACATCAAGGGTCCAAAGGTATGTTTATATTCTAAGTTCCTAACTGCCTGAATTCTATCATTTAATGAAAAACTAGGCTAAATGGAGATTCATTTTTCTGGTACAGGCACTTGGTGACATGGTGGAAAGTATAGCAGGAGCTATACTAATTGATACAAAGCTTAATCTTGATGAAGTATGGAGGGTTTTTGAACCAATATTGTCTCCAATTGTGACCCCTTCTACTCTTCAATTGCATCCACTACGTAAACTGTCTGAATTATGTGACTCACTTGGGTACTTTGTGAAAGAAACATGTACTGAAGATGACACACTAGTGCATGTGGAACTAAGTTTGCAGCTGGAAGATGTTCTTTTGGTTGGAAATGGCTTTGACCGGAGCAGAAAAGCTGCGAAACATAAGGCTGCTCGTCAAGTGTTGATGGAGCTGGAGGTTACTTCTTTTGGTACTTCTAATCTTAGTTCCTGAATAAGATTTGTTGATCAATTTTCTCACTCCAAGCATATTACGCTTTATGCAGAAAAGCATAGAAAGGACAAAGCACTGTTCAGATATGGATGTTGACATCTGGAGCAACCTAAACGATGAAGATTCAGAGGCAATGGACCATGGACAGCAGAATGTGATGTCAATTCAATCATCTTCAGAGTCAAACACAATAGATCCTACCCAAGTCAATGACTTTTCTAATGAAGTACTCTTATGTCGGAACATTGCAATACCAGGTTTAACTATGTACCATATTACATGCATCATCTTTAAATTCGAAAATAAGCATAAGTACTTATGTATTTGCTATTGGTTTTTGTTGCCAGTTGTTGGTCCAATCAATACAAGGAAAGGTGAACCTCGAAAATCTCTCTTTGAGCTGTGTAAGAAATTGCAGTGGCCAATGCCTTCATTCACAACAACTGAGCAAAAGTCAAGGTGATTCCAAGTTTGCAGTCAATCAAAGTGCTGATCCTTTTAAAGAAATTTCTACTTTTTTGTGCAGTGATTTTTCATTGTTCGATTTCCTACTAGACTAATAACTTGTGTGCTCCTCTTCCTGCAGAAAGCCAATTGAATTCGGTGAGGGTTGCGAAAAGAGAATAGGTTTCAGCAGCTTTCAATCAAAAATCAACTTGCACATTCCCAACTCAAGCACTATTGTATGCACAGGAGATCCAAGAGCTGATAAGAAGACATCCATGGATTCTGCAGTAGTTTCCATGCTTCACGAGCTTCAACGACAGAGAAAACTTGTCATTCTAGATTCGTGATATGTTAGTTGTTATACATAAACTCAGGTTTCATTTTAGGACGGGAATGATGCATGGATTGATTCTTAATTTTTCAAATCTTATACAATGCAATAAAATTGGCTTTCAAATGTAGTAGTACAGTCACATATTAGTCATAATATATACAAGGAAAGGAAGCACGTAATGTATAAGCTTGATTTGGCTATTCAACAGTAGCTGTAGCATGTAATATAGAATGCAAACAAACTGGTGAAACACAAGCACAAAGAAGCTATATATCTAGGAAATTGCTGAGTTTGTAAGGTACCATGTATCACGCAGTTTCTCAATTCATTCTGCATGTATCACGCAGTTTCTCATTTCAACCTCATTACTGCTTCCATGAATTCCAAATAGTACAGAACAATGTTCTTGCTTGGACTCATGTAGAAAAATATCCTGTACAAGGAAGGAACAATATACTCGTTAACTCGTTAAGATCACTTGGTAATCTAGTTTTGATTTTTGTATAGGAGAACATGTCTAAATTCTGAAATTATGAGAGGGAGGAGAAATCCCCGATATGAATTTCCAATGAATTTTTTAGCATGGTTGTTTTTGTACAATCTCTCAACAAATGAGACCGTTACATCCATAAACGAAAGACTAGGAGCCATTACAAAGAGAAAGAGAGAGGAGAAGCTCTCGAATGGACATTCCATATTTTCAAGCGTACGGTACTTCTACCACATTATTGACCGATAAGTGAGTGAAATTGACCAAGTGTGTAACCATATTTATGGATCATTTGACATTGCTAGCCTAAAATTTACTCAAAAAAGCTTTGTACTTCTAATTTTCTTATTTAGAAAAAAAAAAAAAAAAAACTTTATTACCAGCGTCTCAAATGGGTGGTAACCTCAGAATCGGACGGTCGGTAAAATGCCACATCTGCACTTAAACTGTATATAAGCACATTTCACTTGACGCTTTCAAGAGCATCCAGAAAAGAGGAGGAGAAGAACTGAGAGAAATCAGCTTCAGCTGGGTTCGAATTCTGAGCGGGGAGTTTAAGGTGAGTTGAGTTCTGGAAACCCATTTCAGTTCTTATTGGATTTTCATTCATTATGCGTTTAGCTTACTGAGATTTCTATATTGTCTATAACTGGCTTAGTTTTTGAAGTTGGGTATGTTATGTTCTAACTTTTGATTCGGTTTGGTTCTCAACGTAGAAAATAGATTAGCAATTACACACAAAGCTCTATGCTTTTTTTTTAGATTTTTGGTTAAGGTTGAAAACAGAGGTCTGCATTTCCAAACCAAGTTTTCTGATTCTGTGACCAAAAATTGTACCATTTTTCCATTTTGTGAAATGTCTGTATTCTGAAAAGTGGTAGTAACATTTGAATCAGTATTGAAGACTTGAGACTTGCATGAAAAATCAATTTTTTAGAGTAAGTTATGATTCTTTGAAGCCGAAAGTCAGCTGTAGGAATTGTTAGGAGCTGCAATACTGTCATTATGTTTATTTGTTCAAACCTGTTTAGGACCGTTGGAAATGAAATGGGCACTTTAAGGTTTCAAAAAATGAGAAAAAAATAAAACATCAAGCCCTGTTTGGAGTTCATTTGTAAGAAAGAGTTGGGCCGTTGCAAAACTGGCACTGCGCATCAGAACTTATGCAGTATATACACTTCGCATCTTTATTTGCTGCTTCATATGATGTTTAAATGGCTTCAGATTTTAGATAACATTTTCATAGAATATATCATGTAGAAAACAATACAAAAAGAAGGATTTTGCTGTAAATAATATGTGCTTGTCGATTGGAGCATGAGTGCTCAACTGTTCTATGTCAAAATCTCTTGGAATACTTATTGGATACTTAATGGATAATTATTTTATTTTGCAGTGATAGGTAGCTACATTATCACTTGGAATCCCCAGTTATGAACTGAAGCTTCTGTAAACCTGAGCTCCTTCTTGTATACTAATACCCGTTACTCTCTTCAGACTGTGTTTCCCACCTTAAGTTCTCAGTTTTATCTTCGCCACCCAGAGAGAGACAGTCAGAGTCAGAGATGGGGTTAGAAATTTTGGAGCCAAATACTTGCATTAGAGGATGCTGCCACAGCAACTCCATTCCTCTCCATCTTCCACCTTCCTCTTACACTATCCTCAAACCTATTGCTCGAGGGGCAGAGAGTGTTGTATATGGAGCAATTTTGGATGGCAAGAAAGTTGCTGTAAAGAAACCCATCTTGTCTACTTCTGAAGACATTGATAAGTTCCACAAAGAGTTGCAATTGTTATGTAAATTGCATCATCCCGGATTGGCAAAGCTGGTAGCCGCACATGCAAAGCCACCCAACTACATGTACTTCTTTGAATATTTTGAACCTCCCAACTTATCTGAGAAATTACACGTCGACGAATGGAGTCCGAGTATCAATCAGGTGCTCGTGATTGCTGTCAACTTAGCATCGGCTTTGCAATATCTGCATAATCTGGGGATTGTCCATAGGGATGTCAAACCGGCAAATATTCTCCTTGACAGAGATCTTTGCCCACACTTGGCAGACTTTGGTTTGGCGGAATACAAACATGATCTTAAAGGAGTTTCTGTTGAAAACTGGAAGTCATTGGGGAAGCCTACTGGTGGTTTCCACAAAAGAAATATGGTTGGCACCCTAATATATATGGCACCTGAGTTACTGAAGAAGGAAGTACATACAGAAAAATCAGATGTTTACAGTTTCGGTATTTCAATCAACGAGCTTCTTACTGGTGTTGTTCCATATACGGATCTTCGTGCAGAAGCGCAGGCACACACAGTGCTAGAGATGAACTACACCGAGCAGAAACTTACAGCAGCTGTGGTGTCCGAAGGTTTGCGACCAATTCTTGCTGGTCCTGAGTCTGGTGTACCATCAACTTTAGTATCACTGATAGAGAGATGTTGGGATGCAACTGCTCAAAACAGACCTTCGTTTGATGACATAGTTGCAGAACTTGGTACAATTTTGGAACACAGAAAGAGAATAAAGGAACCTGCCATTGCCTATGGGGAAGCTCATGATTCCGTTGGTGATCAGCGCGCAGATGCTGCAAACAACCTTCATGTTTATCAAGAAGGTGTTGATTGGTATAGCCGGGCAGAAAATTTCACCAAAATAGCTCATGAAACTAAATCTGGTACGACAGTCTGGCTCAATGCTTCAAATGATCCTTTGGCATACCGTCCAGTTCTTTCATGGGGTTCCTTTGCTACATGCGGGAGAAGGGAGAGCATGGAGGATACGCATTTCCTTTTGCCCCATATGGGTAATGAAGAGGATATCCATTTTTTTGGAATTTTTGATGGTCATAGAGGTGCAGCTGCTGCTGAATTTTCTGTTCGAGCTTTGCCAAGATTCTTGCAAGCTTTAAGTTCTATTAGCAGTCCAACTGATGCTTTAGCGGAAGCATTCATCAAGACAGATATAGCATTCAGAGATGAACTTGATTTTTGCCGTAAATCGAAGAGAGTCATCCAGAAGGATTGGCATCCTGGTTGCACCGCAGCAGCTGCTCTTATTGTTAGAAACAAGCTCTTTGTAGCCAATGCTGGTGATTGCAGGACGATATTGTGTCGGGCTGGCGTCCCTGTTCTCCTAAGCAAGGATCATGTTGCAAGCTGTCTTCAGGAGAGAGAGCGGGTTATTAATGCAGGAGGACAAGTAAAATGGCAAGTCGATGATTGGCGGGTTGGTCTAGCTGCTCTTCAGGTCACTCGTTCCATAGGTGATGATGATCTAAAGCCTTCTGTAACCGCAGAACCTGAGATAAGTGAGACTATTCTATCTGCAGAAGATGAGTATTTGGTTATGGCAAGTGATGGACTGTGGGATGTTATGAGTAATGCAGAGGTTATAAGCATAATCAAAGACACTGTGAAAGAGCCTGGAATGTGCTCTAAGAGATTGGCAACGGAAGCTGCCGAGCGTGGCAGCATAGACAACATCACAGTCATTGTTGTCTTCCTTCGTCTTGTATCCACAGCTGAGAGAATTTACTAGTTTGGTTGCTTGTTTTCTTACTCAGAAGTGCAGGTGGTGCGGACATTGATTAAAATGTAACAAGAAAAAAAAAATCCCAGCTAATAAAAAGAAGATTATGTATGATAACACCTCCTCTAGTAGTATAATACTTGATATTAATATAATACTCGAAGAAAAGGATGTACATTCTATTAATATCATCAAGTAATAGAAAAGGACTGAGAGGCGGAGGACTCGCAGCAGATCTCTGAAGAAAAGGACTATCAATGCTTCTATGAGGTTAACAAATTTGGAACTTGGAATTCTGGCTTTGTATCTGCTGCGCAGTCCAACATCTTCAAAGGTTAGTACCTGGAACATTGTCAACCATGATCAGCCACCCCTCAATGGAACCAACACAACTCTGTCTGCTCATAGGTGGGGGACAAGATTGGTAAACCCTTTTCACCTAGACTATAAAACAAAGGGTTTGTATTAAACTGATCACAAGCCATGGAAGTGATGAAACAACTCTAGTGGCTGATTGCCAACGCCAGCAAACTGCACCACACTGAAGTTGATCTGGAACGGGCAGCCGCTGTTGAATCAATTGCAGCAAACATGCTGGTATTTCTTTGGACCACCTGCTACTGTTGTTGCTGCAAATCTCCTTCTTGGCCAATCTTATCCTAGTTCGCACAGGAATAATCAATTTGGGGAAGATTGTAATCAATCTAGTAGTGATCACCCGCTTATGGCGAAATAAGATTGTTCTTGAGAGACGGGTGTATGCACGTATGACATGGAAGCTTCTGTTGGCAACTAGTGCCCATCTTATTCTCGTCCGCACAGGAATAATCATGTTCATAAAGATGGTGGTGCAATACCAGATAACATAAGAGTGGACGAATAAGGTGACCCATCTGGTATGGTGGAGTAAGTACTTTACGATCAAGTACTTTGTAACTAGAAGATCTATGATGTTAGCTTGTTGGAGTGACCTTTCTGATGCATATAATATCGTGCTAGCAAAAACTATAAACTGAAACATTGACCAACATGAATACATCATGCTTCAGAAATTTCTCTCAACCCTTGCAGATCTCCAAGCTCTCTCTCTCTCTCTCTCTCTCTCTCTCTACTATATATATATATATATATATATATATATATATATATATAATATAATATATATANNNNNNNNNNNNNNNNNNNNTGATCAATCAGATCAGATTTCCTTCTCTTTTTCATTCTCCTATTGCAATGGAAGACCCGAAAGCAACATTTTGAACTTCAGCCTTTTTCCCTGGAATGATCAGACATGTTTTTGTTACATTATGAAAAATTAACAATCAGATCCTGGAAACAACATGAGATTCATTAGCAGAATGTTAGCCAGGTTAAATTTTGGAGGTTCTTGGAGGTTTTCCCCTCGAATTTCTGGTTGCAAATCCAAGGAGCTTTCTGTAAACCTCCCTAGAATAACTGGTTGTGACAAACTGACTAGAGGCGAGCCTACCAGCATCAACTAACCACTTAACACAAAAACTTAAATCAGACACCAGCACCAAATGCTGGCAAAAGAAATTGATAAACCACATTTGAATTGATATGTGCTCTACTTACACACACACACACACACACACACAACGAAAAGGAAGAAAGAAAAGAAAGGTATTTGTACTCATTCGAGAATGTAAATAGTAGGAATTACAAATAACAAAAAGGGGAGACAAAGATCCAGGAGGAGCTCTAGAAGAACACAACTCCTCCCCCGGCCTTTCATATCCTGCTTATACTAGTTCTTCCATTAGTAACCACATAAAAACGCCACGGTAGAAGCTTACCGATCAGTAATGAGTTTATGCACCGCCATTGACATAACCTTTTTTGCGACCTTCAAATCCTGGCCGCATTAGTTTCTTCTCTCTCTTTGCAATTTTGCGCTTTTTCTTCTCATCAAGTTTTGCTGATATATTATCAGATCTCTTCTTCTGTTTGTCTTGTTTCAACTTGTGTGTGGTTTCAACCCTTTCCTTCCATTTCTCAGCGTTCTTCTGATGCTTCTTCTGGTCCTTTTTTATGCTTTGTTTCAGCAACTTTGGGTCATCATGAACCTTGACTCCAGCAGCTCTACTGGTTGCTGTTTTCCACAAGAGAGACTTGCCTTTCTCTGGATCTTTCTTCATTTCTTCCAACTGTTTGGCCCTCTCAAGCTCCTTCACCTTTGACAGTCTCCTCTTCTTCTTTCCAACTTCATCATCGTCCCCAAGTTTGACACGACTGAATGTGAGCCCTTTAGAAGCCTCTGCAACCTCGTGTTCAACATTCTTGTTCACTGAATCAGTACCAATAGGTTTCTTTTCATCAGATGCAGTTTCTCTCTTTCGTTTCCTGTCATCAGCCCCTTTCTCAAATCTCTCCTTCCTTTCAATCCTCTTCCTTGCTCTCTCTGAAACTCCACAATTGCGACCAGACTGAAACTGTTCAATTTTACGACGAAGCCGTTGCTGGAGTTCTTCATATGTCACTGACCTGTCATCACCTTCCAGACCTGGCACCACAGGTTTAGTCTCCATTTCACCACTATCACTATCATCCTCGTTCGACATGTCCTTTTCCAAACTTTGCTTTAGCAAATCAAGGGTTGTTGTAGAAGTCTTCTCTGGATCCAACCGATCCCTGCGAGCTTGCTTAATGTTCTTCTTTGTTTCCTTCTTAGCTGAAGCCTTGGCAGGCTTGCTTAGGCCTTGAAACCATGGCTTATCATCCTCGTCATTCGGTAAATAGAACCTCGCTGGGATGAGCTCAACTAGCTTGTCCATGAATTCAGAATGCTGATGAATAATAGACTTCAAATCAATAACCGGATTAGAGACAATCGTCTCCCAGTCCGTTTTATTCTTCATCTTTTTCCCCATATCTGCATAAACAACAAGGTATTTGCAAGCGTCAGATGACATCAAAAGTTTGTACATGATGTTCACCAAAGGAATCAAATAAACCAGCACAACAAATCATATGACATCAACTCAACACATATATAACACATGTTTCTATATTCTCAAGAATCTGAAGTAGTAAGGCAAATGAGCAAACCACAGTCCCTCCTGTATTTCAAAGTTCAAAGGCAAGAGCATAAATGCTGAGAACACAGCAAACTGAATGTGGGTCTTATCTGCACAAGTTAGAACACACCCAGAACAAATAAACACTAAAGTTGATGAACTCCACTTGCAATTTTATGAGGTGAACACTATTATATTATGAACTTGCCAGACAACTTTGATTGAACAAAAGGCAGATGAGAGCATACATGAAAATCCAAATCAAAGTACCAAGTCTGCTAGAGCAAGCAATCCACACAAAAACAAAGTCTTTCTTGTCAGAAAGTAGAGAAAGAAACATTCCCAAAGTGAAGACTTATATACATATATACATACAGAGCTCTACCAATTTTCACAACCCCAAAAACAATGGCAAAACAAGGCTTACCAATTTTCTAGGGTTCGAGGGTTTCTTCAATTTTCTGGGTGGGTGCGAGGGTTTAAGATGAGAGACTGAAAGAGTCGGGAAATTTGAGATGCGAGGGTTATAACATCAACGGCTGTGATTAATACGTTTTTTTTTTAAATTATATATTTTTTACAACACATACGGTACTGTATACTGTATTTGGAGGAAAATCAAATACGGCCTATCATCATTTTTCATTGGTTTCGTGTACTGGTGCTTTCTGTACCAATAGGTTCTTCCTTGTGTTTTGGTAAACATTTATATTCCAGCTTGCGGTGTGTTCAAAATCATCTTTAATCAAGATGAAAAATGTGGAGTTTGATTTTGCCAATTTCGGTTTCTTGTTAAATGTGTCTCCATGGTTCGGTAGGAGATTGTTGCAGATAAACTTTTACTACGAGAAGACCAATTCAGTTTCTTTTGATACCATGTTGTTTTACTCGGTGACTATTTACTTGAAATGAGAGCGGTTTCATACTTGGGTTATGGTGTCTACTACACTACTCTTGCTTACGAAGTTGAAATTTTCTATAAATTGTGGTCTTAGTATAACTTTTTCTATGAATATCTGCGAGCTCTTTTTGGTTGCTGCTGATCCTGCAAAGTTCAATGTGTGCAATGGAACAAGAGCAGAATTATCTTCATTTTCTGTTGCTGTTTATAGGGAAATGAAGGTGCTCGATGGTGCTTCCAGTGTCCCTTGTATCCCCGAAACCACCGTTGTTGGGTATGCTAAGGATC
The window above is part of the Fragaria vesca subsp. vesca linkage group LG2, FraVesHawaii_1.0, whole genome shotgun sequence genome. Proteins encoded here:
- the LOC101293538 gene encoding uncharacterized protein LOC101293538 isoform 2, with the protein product MGKKMKNKTDWETIVSNPVIDLKSIIHQHSEFMDKLVELIPARFYLPNDEDDKPWFQGLSKPAKASAKKETKKNIKQARRDRLDPEKTSTTTLDLLKQSLEKDMSNEDDSDSGEMETKPVVPGLEGDDRSVTYEELQQRLRRKIEQFQSGRNCGVSERARKRIERKERFEKGADDRKRKRETASDEKKPIGTDSVNKNVEHEVAEASKGLTFSRVKLGDDDEVGKKKRRLSKVKELERAKQLEEMKKDPEKGKSLLWKTATSRAAGVKVHDDPKLLKQSIKKDQKKHQKNAEKWKERVETTHKLKQDKQKKRSDNISAKLDEKKKRKIAKREKKLMRPGFEGRKKGYVNGGA
- the LOC101293538 gene encoding uncharacterized protein LOC101293538 isoform 1, which translates into the protein MYKLLMSSDACKYLVVYADMGKKMKNKTDWETIVSNPVIDLKSIIHQHSEFMDKLVELIPARFYLPNDEDDKPWFQGLSKPAKASAKKETKKNIKQARRDRLDPEKTSTTTLDLLKQSLEKDMSNEDDSDSGEMETKPVVPGLEGDDRSVTYEELQQRLRRKIEQFQSGRNCGVSERARKRIERKERFEKGADDRKRKRETASDEKKPIGTDSVNKNVEHEVAEASKGLTFSRVKLGDDDEVGKKKRRLSKVKELERAKQLEEMKKDPEKGKSLLWKTATSRAAGVKVHDDPKLLKQSIKKDQKKHQKNAEKWKERVETTHKLKQDKQKKRSDNISAKLDEKKKRKIAKREKKLMRPGFEGRKKGYVNGGA